From the genome of Mucilaginibacter paludis DSM 18603:
GCTGAAGCAATTAATGCTATGGCGGCCAACATCATATATATCTTTTTCATCTCCATACGTTCTTATAATTTAATGTTTAAACCTAAGTTGAAAGCCACAGGCTTGCCAACGTTACCGTAATCTATTCCGTACCCACCTATACCACCAGAAGAGGTATTGGTAGCGTTACTTTCAGGATCGGTACCCGAGTAATTGGTAAATAACAACGGATCGGTTACAGTGAAAAGCACTCCCAAGCTTTTTATAAAGCCCAATCTGGATAAAGTAGATTGAGGGAAATTATAACGCAGGGTTACATCGCGCAGGCGTAATGCTTTAATATTATGTTCAACAAACATTTCCGGCGATACGTTTGTGTTATAAAACGCAGCGTTATCGTAAGGAATAATGGCTATATTATTAGGGGTGGGATGATCCGTATTTTGGAAACCGTCAGCAAGTACACCTGTAATTATCCTCGGCACTTCCCGATCAAGTGTTTTTACACTGATACCTCGTGTATAAGCTTCATATTCTGTACCGTTAACCACATCGCCTCCATAACGCAGATCCCATAGAAATGATAAACTCAGGTTTTTATAGGTCAACGTATTTTGGAAACCTGCCTGGAATTTAGGCGTACGATCGCCTATGGGGTAATAATTAAGATCAGAGATTGAAGGTAAACCGGTAAGAGGATTTATCAATACCTGTCCGGCGTTGTTTTTATCAAAGCGGGTACCGGTTATGGTACCGGTGCTATAACCGGGCACAACAGCACTCCTGATACTACCAACCAACTGCGTATCAGAGTCATACAATTCAGGCAGCTGATTTGCCAATGACAGTACAATACCTTTATTTTGGCTATAGTTTAATGTCATATCCCATCTAAAATCTTTGTTTCTAATGGGCGCTCCTGTCAGTTGAATTTCAATACCTCTGTTTCTAACAGTTCCCCCGTTTAGTTGTTCAAGCACAAAACCGCTCACATAACTTAAACGTGGGTTAATAACCTGTCCGCGACTTATCAGGTTGTAATAATTAAAGTCTAATCCAATTCTGTTATTTAAAAAATGAAGCTCAATACCAGTTTCAAAGTTTCTTGTTTTCTCAGGACTCAATTCAGAGTTACCTGCATTATTACCTAAGGCATAACCGCCGCCAGTAGTATTTGCAGGAACGTAATTTGTACCTTTTGAATAGTCTCGATATGGCTCTTTACCGGTTGACGCGTATGATAATCTTAATTTACCTTCATCAAGAAAAGGGACCGCATCTTTTACGGGTTTTAATTCGGTAAAATTAAATGCCAAACTGGCCGATGGATAAGCAAAATATGGATAAGCAGCAGCGGTTGTACCGGTATTTGCGTTTAGGCTGGGGTATAGTTTTGATGAGCCATCAACCCGGCCTGTAAGTGTAAGGTACAATAATGATTTATAGCCGAAAACTGCCTGAGCGAATGCCCCAACGTTACGGTATCTGTCTATATACAAGGACGCGTTACGTGTTGTTGTTAGTGTGTTGTTTATACTGTAAAAATTAGGGTCGTAAAAGTGAGTGCCATATTGTGAGTTAAGTGTTGAATAAAAAGAGTTGAAGGTAGCACCAATGATGTACGTTCCGCTAAACGACTGCCCCATTTTACTTTTAGCAGTTGCCGTTAAAGACCCATTGTATATTTTAGCAATCTCCTGATAATCAGTTATACTACCCAAAGTAGGCGCAGTTGACGATCCCGAACCTTTATATGATTGTCCGTTATAAACCTGCATACCATCGGTAGCTGTAACATCAGTACCGAATATAGCGTTCACACTCAACCAATTGGTAGGTGTCAGCAAAAAGTTAACGTTACCGATAAAACGATCATTTTTATCTTGCGCAGGATCTTTATACACATCCCACAAGGGGTTATCATATT
Proteins encoded in this window:
- a CDS encoding SusC/RagA family TonB-linked outer membrane protein, translated to MAQTKTVSGKVVSSNDGLPIPGASIKVKGTSVVTVTNADGKFRINASLGQVLVVSYIGMLAKETPVTASNADITIQLTEDTKTLGEVVVTAYNIDRDKKSLGYSAPTVKGDEVSATQRDDFFGGLQGRVPGLSINSTNGNPGASSQIVLRGFTSISGDNNALIVVDGVPINNTTVNQNNLVTNGANSAQDYSNRAMDINPYDIETYTIMKGPEATALFGSAGAGGAILITTKKGKAGDGTITYTTSFKVENLNKFPEMQQVYSAGSVGGVFNSTVSTYFGPKYAPGTQIYDNIHNFFQTGFGQKHNVAFEGGSDKFTYRWSNEYSDTRGVIPTTTYTRFSSRLTGSAVISPLLKITTTLNYINSVNNKANKANNGALMELLRYPSNFDVKDYQDASGNRITRYSSIYSEYDNPLWDVYKDPAQDKNDRFIGNVNFLLTPTNWLSVNAIFGTDVTATDGMQVYNGQSYKGSGSSTAPTLGSITDYQEIAKIYNGSLTATAKSKMGQSFSGTYIIGATFNSFYSTLNSQYGTHFYDPNFYSINNTLTTTRNASLYIDRYRNVGAFAQAVFGYKSLLYLTLTGRVDGSSKLYPSLNANTGTTAAAYPYFAYPSASLAFNFTELKPVKDAVPFLDEGKLRLSYASTGKEPYRDYSKGTNYVPANTTGGGYALGNNAGNSELSPEKTRNFETGIELHFLNNRIGLDFNYYNLISRGQVINPRLSYVSGFVLEQLNGGTVRNRGIEIQLTGAPIRNKDFRWDMTLNYSQNKGIVLSLANQLPELYDSDTQLVGSIRSAVVPGYSTGTITGTRFDKNNAGQVLINPLTGLPSISDLNYYPIGDRTPKFQAGFQNTLTYKNLSLSFLWDLRYGGDVVNGTEYEAYTRGISVKTLDREVPRIITGVLADGFQNTDHPTPNNIAIIPYDNAAFYNTNVSPEMFVEHNIKALRLRDVTLRYNFPQSTLSRLGFIKSLGVLFTVTDPLLFTNYSGTDPESNATNTSSGGIGGYGIDYGNVGKPVAFNLGLNIKL